In one Nostoc sp. KVJ3 genomic region, the following are encoded:
- the psaK gene encoding photosystem I reaction center subunit PsaK translates to MFTSTLLAAATTPLQWSPTVGLIIIIANIIAIAFGKSTIKYPNAEPALPSSNLFGGFGLPALLATTAFGHILGVGAVLGLHNLGRI, encoded by the coding sequence GTGTTTACTTCAACCTTACTCGCTGCTGCAACCACACCCTTGCAATGGAGTCCGACAGTTGGACTGATTATCATTATTGCTAATATCATTGCCATTGCTTTTGGTAAATCAACCATCAAATATCCCAACGCTGAACCAGCACTGCCCTCATCTAATCTCTTTGGTGGTTTTGGTTTACCGGCCCTTTTAGCAACCACTGCCTTCGGTCATATCTTAGGAGTGGGCGCTGTTTTGGGGCTGCATAACCTGGGAAGAATTTAG